From Equus quagga isolate Etosha38 chromosome 3, UCLA_HA_Equagga_1.0, whole genome shotgun sequence, one genomic window encodes:
- the TKTL2 gene encoding transketolase-like protein 2: MADNAKPRANTLQVLRDMANRLRIHSIRATCASRSGHPTSCCSTAEIMSVLFFHTMRYKQTEPEHPDNDRFILSKGHAAPILYAAWAELGIISESDLLNLRKINCDLEGHPTPRLSFVDVATGSLGQGLGAACGMAYTGKYFDKASYRVFCLMGDGESSEGSVWEALDFASHYNLDNLVAVFDVNRLGQSGVTPLEHCTDVYQNRCEAFGWNTYLVDGHDVEGLCHAFWQATQVKNKPTAIVAKTFKGRGIPDIEDAENWHGKPMPKERADAIIKLIESHIQTNRNFTVKLPLEDSPQVSIRNIKMTCLPDYEVGDKIATQKAYGLALVKLGRANDRLIVLDGDAKNSTFSEIFKKEYPERFIECVMAEQNMVSVALGCATRDRTVAFISTLAACLTRAFDQIQMGAISQTNINLIGSHCGVSMGEEGSSQMALEDLAMFRSIPNCTVFYPSDAISTEHAVYLAASTKGMCFIRTSRQETAVIYTPQENFVIGQARVIRHSVNDKVTVIGAGVTVHEALAAADDLSQQGISIRVIDPFTIKPLDAATIISSAKATGGRVITVEDHYREGGLGEAVCAAVSGEPDILVHQLAVSGVPQSGKPSELLDMFGISARHIIAAVKYTLMN; this comes from the coding sequence ATGGCAGACAACGCCAAGCCCCGTGCGAATACGTTGCAGGTGCTGCGGGACATGGCCAACCGCCTGCGGATCCATTCCATCAGGGCCACGTGTGCCTCCCGCTCCGGCCACCCCACTTCGTGCTGCAGCACAGCTGAGATCATGTCCGTGCTGTTCTTCCACACGATGCGGTATAAACAGACAGAGCCAGAACACCCTGACAATGACCGATTCATCCTCTCCAAGGGCCATGCTGCTCCCATCCTCTATGCAGCTTGGGCAGAGCTGGGCATCATCAGTGAATCCGACTTGCTGAACTTGAGGAAAATTAACTGTGACTTAGAGGGACATCCCACCCCAAGACTGTCGTTCGTTGATGTGGCAACCGGATCGCTTGGGCAAGGATTGGGTGCCGCCTGCGGAATGGCTTATACTGGCAAGTACTTTGACAAGGCCAGCTACCGAGTGTTCTGCCTTATGGGAGATGGCGAATCCTCGGAAGGTTCAGTCTGGGAGGCTCTGGACTTCGCTTCCCACTACAATTTGGACAATCTCGTGGCAGTCTTTGACGTGAACCGTTTGGGACAAAGTGGTGTCACCCCCCTTGAGCACTGCACAGACGTCTATCAGAATCGCTGTGAAGCCTTTGGGTGGAATACTTACTTAGTGGATGGCCATGATGTGGAGGGGTTGTGCCATGCGTTCTGGCAAGCAACTCAAGTGAAGAACAAGCCCACTGCCATAGTAGCCAAGACCTTCAAGGGCCGGGGTATTCCAGACATTGAGGATGCAGAAAATTGGCATGGAAAGCCAATGCCAAAAGAAAGAGCAGATGCAATCATCAAATTAATTGAGAGTCACATACAGACCAATAGAAATTTCACAGTGAAACTCCCTCTTGAAGACTCACCGCAAGTCAGCATCAGGAATATAAAAATGACCTGTCTGCCTGATTATGAAGTTGGTGACAAGATAGCTACTCAGAAAGCATATGGTTTGGCTCTGGTTAAACTGGGACGTGCAAATGACAGACTTATTGTGCTGGATGGTGACGCAAAGAACTCCACCTTTTCTGAGATATTCAAGAAAGAATACCCTGAGCGTTTCATTGAGTGTGTTATGGCTGAGCAAAACATGGTAAGTGTGGCACTGGGCTGCGCCACACGTGATCGAACTGTTGCTTTTATTAGTACCCTTGCTGCCTGTTTGACCCGAGCATTTGATCAGATCCAGATGGGAGCCATATCTCAAACCAATATCAATCTTATTGGTTCCCACTGCGGGGTATCTATGGGTGAAGAAGGATCTTCCCAGATGGCTCTGGAGGATCTCGCCATGTTCCGAAGCATTCCCAATTGCACCGTTTTCTATCCAAGTGATGCCATCTCGACAGAGCATGCTGTTTATCTGGCTGCCAGTACCAAAGGAATGTGCTTCATTCGGACCAGCCGACAAGAAACTGCGGTTATTTATACCCCACAAGAAAATTTTGTGATTGGACAGGCCAGGGTCATCCGCCACAGTGTCAATGACAAAGTTACAGTTATTGGAGCAGGAGTTACTGTCCATGAAGCCTTAGCAGCTGCTGATGATCTTTCTCAACAAGGCATTTCTATCCGTGTCATTGACCCGTTTACCATTAAACCCCTGGATGCTGCCACCATCATCTCCAGTGCAAAAGCTACAGGTGGTCGGGTTATCACAGTAGAGGATCACTACCGAGAAGGTGGCCTTGGAGAAGCTGTGTGTGCAGCTGTCTCTGGGGAGCCTGACATCCTTGTTCATCAGCTGGCAGTGTCAGGAGTGCCCCAAAGTGGGAAACCTAGTGAATTGCTGGATATGTTTGGAATCAGTGCCAGACACATCATAGCTGCTGTGAAATACACTTTAATGAACTAA